The following coding sequences are from one Lolium rigidum isolate FL_2022 chromosome 6, APGP_CSIRO_Lrig_0.1, whole genome shotgun sequence window:
- the LOC124660758 gene encoding uroporphyrinogen decarboxylase 1, chloroplastic-like: MVSPTTTAAATATAAAFLSAAPASSSSTQRRRSRLPAISASLSSSSPEEPLLIRAARGEDGLPRPPAWMMRQAGRYMASYQALSKRHPSFRERSETTDLIVEITLQPWHAFAPDGVILFSDILTPLPAIGVPFDISESKGPVIQSPVRTEEQVRELVPLDLDKLHFVGESLKILRNEIDGKAALLGFVGAPWTIATYVVEGGMTNTYTNIKRMCHTAPNVLRGLLSHLAEAISDYIIYQVNSGAQCIQIFDSWGGQLPPHVWEQWSKPYIKQIVAKIKKECPHVPLVLYINGNGGLLERMKDIGVDVIGLDWTVDMADGRRRVGDGLSVQGNVDPAYLFSPLPVLTDEIHRVVKSAGPKGHILNLGHGVLQKTPEEAVAHFFDVTRSLRYDALFQGHVTEELQPVA, from the exons ATGGTGTCCCCGACGACCACCGCAGCGGCTACGGCCacggccgccgccttcctctccgcgGCGCCCGCCTCCTCATCTTCCACCCAACGCCGGCGTAGCCGTCTCCCAGCCATCTCCGCCTCCCTCTCGTCCTCCTCGCCGG AAGAGCCGCTGCTCATACGCGCGGCGAGGGGCGAGGACgggctgccgcggccgccggcgtgGATGATGCGGCAGGCGGGGCGGTACATGGCGTCGTACCAGGCGCTGTCCAAGCGCCACCCCTCGTTCCGGGAGCGGTCCGAGACCACCGACCTCATCGTCGAAATCACGCTGCAGCCGTGGCACGCATTCGCACCCGACGGCGTCATCCTCTTCTCGGACATACTGACGCCGCTGCCGGCCATTGGGGTGCCGTTCGATATCTCGGAATCAAAGGGGCCGGTGATCCAGTCGCCCGTGCGAACCGAGGAGCAGGTCAGGGAGCTCGTTCCCTTGGATCTCGATAAGCTCCACTTCGTCGGGGAGTCGCTCAAGATTCTGCGCAACGAG ATTGATGGAAAAGCTGCTTTGCTAGGATTCGTGGGGGCCCCGTGGACCATTGCAACTTATGTTGTTGAAGGGGGCATGACCAACACTTACACAAATATAAAGCGCATGTGCCACACAGCGCCAAATGTCTTGAGGGGCCTTCTCTCTCACCTTGCAGAAGCAATATCTGACTATATCATTTACCAAGTAAACTCTGGTGCTCAATGTATACAGATTTTTGATTCATGGGGTGGGCAACTTCCGCCTCATGTGTGGGAGCAATGGTCAAAACCATACATCAAACAG ATTGTGGCCAAGATTAAGAAAGAATGCCCTCATGTACCACTTGTGTTGTATATAAATGGAAATGGGGGCTTACTCGAGCGCATGAAGGACATAGGAGTTGATGTTATTGGGCTTGACTGGACAGTGGATATGGCAGATGGAAGGAGGCGTGTTGGTGATGGACTCAGTGTACAAGGGAATGTGGACCCAGCATATCTGTTTTCCCCATTACCAGTATTGACTGATGAGATCCATAG GGTTGTGAAATCAGCTGGTCCGAAAGGTCATATACTTAACTTGGGCCATGGGGTTCTTCAAAAAACACCAGAAGAAGCTGTAGCGCACTTCTTTGATGTCACAAGGAGCTTGAGATATGACGCCCTTTTCCAGGGTCATGTTACCGAGGAATTGCAACCTGTTGCTTGA
- the LOC124666198 gene encoding uncharacterized protein LOC124666198, translated as MQLQMVSVASVLEAMGYEMKVFSFEDGPCSNIWRTIGIPVDILPVDTKLLTSVDWLDYDGMLVNSIEARPVFSSLLQEPFKSIPIIWTVQESSLAHCVSDYNSSGMSQALGGWKEVFSRANVIVFPNYILPVMYAALDSGNYFVIPGSPAVAIQADRFIAKSYEQDVRIGFNLGPRDFVIAVVGSQFSYGGLLMEEAFVLQAVGPLLQQYPSENSTHTGLKVRILAGNVTDKHRMALEAIALNVGFPRGAVEHVAVEDTDNLLGISNLVIYGSCLDEQSFPSVLVQAMILEKLVIAPDLGMITKYIDDGINGLLFPRKNIAMLTQVILQAVSNGELSVLGKKVASVGKARAKDLMASEAIEGYAVLLENVLKFPAEALTPLTSGEIPLALKQEWKWHLFEDVKHLYHMNESLTDCKILQKIEEWHTNRKVDPPQKNDEAFSAIAWNEERLNGIMDAKMKLEEEELKERSDQPHGTWEEVYRNVKRVDRMKNELHERDENELERTGQPLCIYEPFFGEGTWPFLHQGSLYRGIGLSSKGRRPGADDIDASSRLPLLNNGYYRDILGEFGAFFALANRIDRIHKNSWIGFQSWRTTARKVNLSKNAESAILEAIQTQKHGDAFYFWVRMDQDRRSHANQNFWSLCDAINAGNCRLAVSEAFQRMYGLQLDEDLNSLPHMPNDGDTWAVMQSWVLPTRSFLEFVMFSRMFVDALDAQMYDKHYQTGHCILSIHRDKHCYSRVLELIVNVWAFHSARRMVYVNPETGAMREQHPLDGRRGRMSIQWFSYATLKSMDEDLAEEYDADHPERRWLWPHTGEVMWQGLYERERNMRQQEKERRKQQTKDKIQRIKKRARQKTIGRYIKPDDAGRLNDTVTVD; from the exons ATGCAGCTTCAGATGGTCAGCGTCGCATCCGTGCTCGAGGCGATGGGGTACGAAATGAAG GTTTTCTCATTTGAGGATGGACCATGTAGTAATATTTGGAGGACCATCGGCATACCAGTTGATATCTTACCTGTGGACACAAAATTACTTACTTCTGTAGATTGGCTAGA CTATGATGGCATGCTTGTAAATTCAATTGAAGCAAGGCCAGTATTTTCAAG TCTTCTGCAGGAGCCTTTCAAATCCATACCTATCATTTGGACTGTTCAAGAGAGTTCCCTTGCTCATTGTGTTAGTGACTACAATTCTAGTGGAATGAGTCAGGCCCTAGGTGGTTGGAAAGAAGTCTTCAGCAGGGCAAATGTTATAGTTTTTCCCAACTACATATTGCCG GTGATGTATGCTGCACTTGATTCTGGCAACTATTTTGTGATTCCAGGTTCCCCTGCAGTAGCCATTCAAGCTGATAGATTCATTGCCAAAAGTTATGAACAGGATGTGAGAATCGGCTTTAATTTAGGTCCAAGGGATTTTGTAATTGCTGTAGTTGGTAGTCAATTTTCATATGGTGGACTTTTGATGGAAGAGGCATTTGTGTTGCAAGCAGTAGGACCTCTTTTGCAGCAGTATCCTTCTGAGAATAGCACACACACTGGTCTGAAAGTGAGAATCCTGGCGGGAAATGTAACTGATAAGCATAGAATGGCACTTGAG GCCATCGCTTTAAACGTTGGCTTTCCAAGAGGTGCAGTGGAACATGTTGCTGTTGAAGATACGGACAATCTCCTTGGCATATCTAACCTTGTCATATATGGTTCTTGCCTTGATGAGCAATCCTTCCCCAGTGTGCTAGTCCAAGCCATGATTCTTGAGAAGCTTGTTATAGCTCCGGACCTTGGAATGATCACGAAATAT ATTGATGATGGGATAAATGGTCTTCTTTTTCCACGGAAAAATATTGCCATGTTAACTCAAGTTATACTGCAAGCAGTATCAAATGGGGAACTATCTGTTCTAGGGAAAAAGGTTGCATCAGTGGGTAAAGCCCGTGCCAAGGATCTCATGGCTTCTGAAGCCATTGAAGGCTATGCTGTACTGTTGGAAAATGTTCTCAAGTTTCCTGCTGAAGCACTAACCCCGTTAACCTCTGGAGAGATACCTTTGGCTTTGAAACAAGAGTGGAAATGGCATCTATTTGAGGATGTGAAGCATTTATACCATATGAATGAGAGTTTGACTGACTGCAAGATACTCCAGAAAATAGAGGAGTGGCATACCAACCGGAAGGTTGATCCTCCACAAAAGAATGATGAAGCGTTCTCTGCTATTGCATGGAATGAAGAACGATTAAATGGGATTATGGACGCCAAAATGAAATTGGAAGAAGAGGAG TTGAAAGAGAGGAGTGACCAGCCTCATGGAACATGGGAAGAAGTGTATAGAAATGTCAAAAGGGTGGACAGAATGAAAAATGAATTGCATGAAAGAGATGAAAATGAGCTTGAACGGACAGGTCAGCCACTTTGTATATATGAACCCTTCTTTGGTGAGGGGACTTGGCCCTTTCTACATCAAGGCTCTCTGTATCGTGGAATTGGCCTG TCTTCAAAAGGTCGAAGACCTGGAGCAGATGACATTGATGCATCTTCTCGTCTCCCACTGCTCAACAATGGGTACTACAGAGATATTCTTGGTGAATTTGGAGCTTTCTTTGCACTGGCTAACAGGATTGACCGGATACACAAGAATTCCTGGATAGGATTTCAGTCCTGGAGGACGACTGCAAGAAAG GTTAACTTGTCAAAAAATGCTGAATCTGCAATATTGGAAGCTATTCAAACTCAAAAGCACGGAGATGCCTTCTATTTTTGGGTTCGGATGGACCAAGATCGAAGAAGTCATGCCAATCAAAATTTCTGGTCCCTCTGTGATGCAATTAATGCTGGGAACTGCAG GTTAGCTGTTTCAGAGGCTTTTCAAAGGATGTATGGCTTGCAGCTTGATGAAGATTTGAATTCTCTGCCTCATATGCCTAATGATGGAGACACTTGGGCTGTGATGCAAAGCTGGGTTTTGCCTACGAGATCGTTCCTGGAATTTGTAATGTTCTCAAG GATGTTTGTAGATGCACTGGATGCACAAATGTACGACAAGCATTATCAAACTGGGCATTGCATTTTGAGTATCCACAGG GACAAGCACTGCTACTCTCGTGTTCTTGAGTTGATTGTGAATGTCTGGGCGTTCCACAGTGCACGGCGGATGGTCTATGTGAACCCAGAGACAGGTGCAATGCGGGAGCAGCATCCTCTTGATGGCAGGAGAGGTCGGATGTCAATCCAGTGGTTTTCCTATGCAACTCTGAAGAGCATGGACGAAGACTTGGCCGAAGAGTATGATGCGGATCACCCTGAGAGAAGGTGGCTCTGGCCACATACCGGCGAAGTGATGTGGCAAGGTCTGTACGAGCGGGAGAGGAACATGCGGCAGCAGGAGAAGGAGCGGAGGAAGCAACAGACCAAAGACAAGATCCAGAGAATCAAGAAGAGAGCTCGGCAAAAGACGATAGGGAGGTATATAAAACCAGATGATGCCGGTCGTTTAAACGACACGGTAACAGTAGATTGA
- the LOC124668214 gene encoding uncharacterized protein LOC124668214, which translates to MDKTSRGLVFGDSINSFHSSHYQSTVQHIAQLKDNTLDSASYSSFSVPNSKAQKRKWGTMAGAEGTGNPLLTLGLGRSQSSSDNSKVSSATACEMSPSSLRETDEESSVDLSLSFDLCLGYDGAHFQKRSSAGLVASSPKLDLQLSLSTGPPVSAVTYTNMVSPNMPVTNSSPALIGKGSLPSNWGFEHSVVSSSYASEATYAFPCPKIPRKEQCTLSSPVISSTMLTSLKSPAGCTSVDTNPQQRSMNTKTCQFPGCGKGARGASGHCIAHGGGRRCQKPGCQKGAEGRTIYCKAHGGGRRCEFLGCTKSAEGRTDHCIAHGGGRRCSNDGCSRAARGRSGLCIRHGGGKRCQKENCTKSAEGHSGLCISHGGGRRCQFPECAKGAQGSTKFCKAHGGGKRCTFFGCTKGAEGSTPYCKGHGGGKRCLFEGGGVCPKSVHGGTQYCVAHGGGKRCAIPDCTKSARGRTEYCVRHGGGKRCVFEGCVKSAQGSTDYCKAHGGGKRCSWGLAESSFGVDTEQCDKFARSKTGLCSGHSALVQDHCVHGGGTLGPVIHQLVADVKPDEMEVAAVKVDPTLMQSPVEPLTEGRVHGGGLLALLSRGGGHTSAPGNFENGTSVMMAWM; encoded by the coding sequence ATGGAcaaaacttcccgtggccttgtATTTGGTGATAGTATCAACTCCTTCCACTCTTCCCATTATCAGAGTACAGTCCAACACATTGCTCAGCTCAAAGATAATACACTTGACTCTGCATCGTACTCCAGCTTTTCTGTCCCTAACTCAAAAGCCCAGAAAAGGAAGTGGGGTACTATGGCAGGGGCAGAAGGTACTGGGAATCCATTACTCACTCTGGGTTTAGGCCGTTCCCAAAGCTCATCTGACAATAGCAAAGTAAGCTCTGCCACAGCTTGTGAAATGTCTCCATCCTCGCTGAGGGAGACTGATGAGGAGTCATCTGTAGATCTGAGCTTGAGCTTTGATCTTTGCCTTGGCTATGATGGTGCGCACTTTCAGAAGAGGTCCTCTGCTGGTTTGGTGGCCAGCTCTCCTAAACTGGATCTTCAGTTGAGTTTATCCACTGGCCCACCTGTATCTGCTGTCACTTATACGAatatggtgtcaccaaacatgcCAGTAACCAACTCATCACCAGCCCTTATAGGGAAAGGATCATTACCATCTAATTGGGGTTTTGAGCACTCTGTGGTTTCGTCATCATATGCATCTGAAGCAACGTATGCCTTTCCATGTCCGAAGATACCCAGAAAAGAACAGTGTACTTTGTCTTCTCCAGTCATTTCATCAACTATGCTAACCAGTTTGAAAAGCCCAGCTGGTTGTACTTCTGTGGACACTAACCCTCAACAGCGAAGTATGAACACTAAAACCTGTCAGTTCCCtggatgtgggaaaggagcaagagGGGCATCAGGCCATTGCATAGCCCATGGTGGTGGTAGGCGATGCCAGAAACCTGGTTGCCAGAAAGGTGCTGAAGGAAGGACCATATATTGCAAGGCCCATGGAGGAGGGAGGAGATGTGAATTTCTTGGATGTACAAAGAGTGCCGAAGGGCGGACAGACCACTGCATAGCCCATGGTGGTGGTCGCCGCTGCAGTAACGATGGTTGCTCCCGTGCTGCCCGAGGGAGATCTGGCTTATGCATCAGGCATGGAGGTGGAAAAAGGTGTCAGAAGGAGAACTGCACCAAGAGTGCAGAAGGTCATTCTGGCCTCTGCATCTCTCATGGAGGTGGGAGGCGTTGCCAGTTTCCGGAATGTGCTAAGGGTGCACAGGGAAGCACAAAGTTCTGCAAGGCGCACGGTGGAGGAAAGCGCTGCACATTCTTTGGCTGTACCAAAGGAGCTGAAGGTAGCACTCCATATTGCAAGGGACACGGGGGAGGCAAGCGCTGCTTATTTGAAGGTGGTGGCGTGTGTCCAAAGAGCGTGCATGGGGGGACTCAATATTGTGTTGCGCATGGTGGTGGGAAGAGGTGTGCCATTCCTGATTGCACCAAAAGTGCTAGGGGGCGGACAGAGTACTGTGTACGCCATGGAGGTGGCAAGAGATGTGTGTTTGAGGGCTGTGTGAAGAGTGCGCAGGGAAGCACTGATTACTGCAAGGCACACGGGGGAGGCAAGCGCTGCTCATGGGGCTTGGCGGAGTCCAGCTTTGGTGTTGACACAGAGCAGTGTGATAAGTTTGCTCGCAGCAAGACTGGTCTATGTTCAGGTCACAGTGCTCTAGTTCAGGACCACTGTGTTCATGGTGGTGGTACATTAGGCCCTGTAATCCACCAGCTTGTCGCAGATGTTAAACCAGACGAGATGGAAGTTGCTGCGGTGAAGGTTGATCCTACTTTGATGCAGTCTCCTGTGGAGCCACTGACAGAGGGTAGAGTGCACGGCGGGGGGCTGCTGGCTCTACTTTCTCGCGGCGGAGGCCATACAAGTGCCCCTGGTAACTTCGAGAATGGCACTTCTGTTATGATGGCATGGATGTGA